The following coding sequences lie in one Serinus canaria isolate serCan28SL12 chromosome 12, serCan2020, whole genome shotgun sequence genomic window:
- the ZXDC gene encoding zinc finger protein ZXDC, whose product METQGLPAAEAARARPAAQHGGPAAPPPPGWDPPPAAPSSAGSTPAPGLYVSFPVLVLEEKPEPGASPAPSAPPPGPAPDSDGLLLVFNVVRGAAEPGAGGGEAGRAQPGPPPAKPPEEAPGSAPPPPPPPPPPPAPLPPAGGDGGDGGGAEDGAFSGTITINNQSLLVRIENGVLTLGPGAEQPSGAAPPAAASPAEPPGGPRPRSPPAFACPEPRCGEAFPRKQQLRLHRLSAHGGGEDGRGGAARPFGCPVPGCAWSFATAYKLRRHLHSHDKLRPFACAAPGCTKRFTTVYNLRAHSRAHEQEAAHKCEACGQRFPSAARLAAHRRRSHLEPERPFRCDFPGCERTFITVSALFSHNRAHFREQEQFSCSFPGCNKQYDKACRLKIHMRSHTGERPFICDFEGCGWSFTSMSKLLRHKRKHEDDRRFMCPVEGCGKSFTRAEHLKGHSITHLGTKPFECPVEGCCAKFSARSSLYIHSKKHLQDVDSLKTRCPVSSCNKLFTSKHSMKTHMVKQHNFSPDLLTQLEATCSLTPSSELTSPGQSDLSNIDLVSLFSNVSSNNSGIAADMALVNSGIVTIDVASVGSTLGGSLPVSNSSLSQAVDPLILVASSDMPQSLDSSLLLGTSATVLQQSTLNLDDVQTVNAEALGSLASLSVRNSSQDVHGLTCSNNLTMDTATLTPSSSLGSTNVPELLTPVKAEQNLLPSSDVVGQQEGSKVVTQFVFSNPPGSYSAQKEMDLGAVTGSSFLESSGSARTDYRAIQLAKKKKQKGNGSSTGASGSGQRKNKGGKVSPTNFSSSPPGSRLGSNIVLPNGGLTIRDPTTGAQYVQIQLLQDDSPGEGDLPFQLSSQSSSSHSQLTVDLPVYILQEPHNSTEDDAGSDNSQFTGSTINLQDLE is encoded by the exons ATGGAAACGCAGGGGCTGCCGGCCGCGGAGGcggcccgggcccggcccgccgCGCAACAtggcggccccgccgcgccgccgccgcccggctGGGacccgccgcccgccgccccctcTTCCGCCGGCAGCACCCCCGCGCCGGGCCTCTACGTGAGCTTCCcggtgctggtgctggaggagaagcCGGAGCCCGGCGCCAGCCCGGCGCCCAgcgcgccgccgccggggccCGCGCCCGACAGCGACGGGCTCCTGCTCGTCTTCAACGTGGTGCGCGGTGCGGCCGAGCccggcgcgggcggcggcgaAGCGGGGcgagcccagcccggcccgccGCCCGCCAAGCCGCCGGAGGAGGCCCCCGgctcggccccgccgccgccgccgcctcctcccccGCCGCCGGCACCGCTGCCCCCCGCGGGCGGCGATGGCGGCGATGGCGGCGGGGCGGAGGACGGCGCCTTCTCGGGGACCATCACCATCAACAACCAGAGCCTGCTGGTGCGCATCGAGAACGGCGTCCTGACGCTGGGGCCCGGCGCCGAGCAGCCCTCGGGCGccgcgccccccgccgccgccagccCCGCCGAGCCGCCGGGCGGGCCGCGCCCGCGCTCGCCGCCGGCCTTCGCCTGCCCGGAGCCGCGCTGCGGAGAGGCCTTTCCCCGCAAGCAGCAGCTGCGGCTGCACCGGCTCTCGGCGCACGGCGGCGGCGAGGacgggcggggcggcgcggcgcggcccTTCGGCTGCCCCGTGCCGGGCTGCGCCTGGTCCTTCGCCACGGCCTACAAGCTGCGCCGGCACCTGCACTCGCACGACAAGCTGCGGCCGTTCGCCTGCGCGGCGCCGGGCTGCACCAAGCGTTTCACCACCGTGTACAACCTGCGGGCGCACAGCCGCGCCCACGAGCAGGAGGCGGCGCACAAGTGCGAGGCGTGCGGGCAGCGCTTCCCCAGCGCCGCCCGCCTCGCCGCCCACCGCCGCCGCAGCCACCTGGAGCCCGAGCGGCCCTTCCGCTGCGACTTCCCCG gctgtgagcGAACGTTTATCACAGTGAGTGCATTATTCTCCCACAATCGAGCCCACTTCAGAGAGCAAGAGCAGTTCTCCTGCTCATTCCCTGGCTGTAACAAGCAGTATGATAAGGCCTGCCGGCTGAAAATCCACATGAGGAGTCACACAG GTGAAAGACCTTTTATCTGTGACTTTGAAGGCTGTGGCTGGTCTTTTACCAGTATGTCCAAGCTTCTGAGGCATAAAAG GAAACACGAAGATGACAGGAGATTCATGTGCCCAGTAGAAGGCTGTGGGAAGTCCTTCACAAGAGCAGAACACTTGAAAGGCCACAGTATAACTCACCTTGGTACAAAACCATTTGAGTGTCCAGTAGAAG GCTGTTGTGCAAAATTTTCAGCACGAAGTAGTTTGTATATTCACTCCAAAAAACATCTTCAGGATGTGGACTCCCTAAAGACGCGGTGCCCTGTTTCCAGCTGTAATAAACTGTTCACTTCCAAACACAGCATGAAAACGCACATGGTCAAGCAGCATAACTTCAGCCCAG ATCTCCTAACTCAGCTGGAAGCAACCTGCTCCCTCACCCCCAGCAGTGAGCTCACTAGTCCAGGGCAGAGTGATCTCAGCAACATTGACCTCGTCTCCCTGTTTTCCAACGTGTCCAGTAACAATTCTGGAATTGCAGCAGACATGGCGCTGGTGAACTCTGGAATCGTCACCATTGATGTGGCCTCGGTGGGCTCGACGCTGGGGGGGAGCCTGCCTGTCAGCAACAGCTCCCTAAGCCAGGCAGTGGATCCCTTGATCTTGGTGGCAAGCAGTGACATGCCCCAGAGCCTGGACAGTTCTCTCCTGCTGGGAACCAGTGCAACGGTTCTACAGCAAAGCACTTTAAATTTGGATGATGTACAGACTGTCAATGCTGAAGCCTTGGGTTCGCTGGCGTCTCTGTCAGTGAGGAATTCCAGTCAGGATGTGCATGGGCTGACATGCAGCAATAATTTAACAATGGACACAGCCACTTTgactccttccagcagcctcGGCAGCACCAATGTGCCTGAGTTACTGACACCAGTTAAAGCTGAACAGAATTTGCTTCCCAGCTCAGATGTGGTTGGtcagcaggagggcagcaaaGTAGTGACACAGTTTGTGTTCTCCAACCCTCCAGGGAGTTACAGTGCACAGAAGGAAATGGATCTTGGCGCAGTGACTGGCAGCTCGTTTTTG GAGAGCAGTGGGTCTGCGAGAACAGACTATAGAGCCATTCAGCTggccaagaaaaagaaacaaaaagggaatggcagcagcacag GAGCATCTGGTTCTGgtcagaggaaaaacaagggTGGTAAAGTAAGCCCTACcaacttttcttcctctcctcctggcagTCGACTGGGTAGTAATATAGTTCTGCCAAATGGAGGGCTGACAATAAGGGACCCTACCACTGGAGCCCAGTATGTGCAAATTCAGCTTCTTCAG GATGATTCCCCAGGAGAGGGAGATCTTCCCTTTCAGCTGAGCTCTCAGTCTTCCTCGTCACATTCTCAGCTTACAGTGGATTTACCTGTTTACATACTTCAG GAACCACACAATTCCACTGAAGATGATGCAGGTTCTGATAACTCTCAGTTCACTGGAAGCACAATAAATTTACAGGATCTGGAATGA